Proteins co-encoded in one uncultured Methanomethylovorans sp. genomic window:
- a CDS encoding DUF2254 family protein: MTCSKGLAKNKWLRAIVPSLKGLPKNKWFRAIVTFFVVLFSNLFLINYLADMGKISVMSIIFSIGIAVFYAKVVNMPHEISRVWVNRSSSYSLLFFLTAFVLGFILVGYDYLDTTSDNARYLCSTLVQSEAAILAIVVSLTLVGVQQTSSSYSTRIVDIFKRKNPDLCIILGVYLVTMAYTLLVLKQIEVDDFDYMRHSIVVLISGVFSFVCLIPYMLNTLDLLNPATIIKLLSENITTDALLSSIDEKKVIKPKYSEDVDYIIMMEIREEYDFYETGDKFIIYEKDPIQPIVDIVRGSLRIHDFKTAKFGLKIIAEKTNYIFSHESMDKPYHEVLLKHLIQLYTEVGYFTLKSGDIDTMTQIVLNLRLVAINAIDTEIDTARIAAVSITNKFKMEVDDLKIEKLSKCIDFSMEEIVRHHNEKRYKFRNENKFIT, encoded by the coding sequence ATGACTTGTTCAAAAGGTTTAGCTAAAAACAAATGGTTAAGGGCTATAGTGCCCTCTTTAAAAGGTTTACCTAAAAATAAATGGTTTAGAGCTATAGTGACATTTTTTGTTGTATTATTTTCCAATCTTTTTTTGATAAATTATTTAGCAGATATGGGAAAAATAAGTGTGATGTCTATTATTTTTTCAATAGGTATAGCCGTATTTTATGCAAAAGTAGTTAATATGCCTCATGAAATATCAAGAGTTTGGGTTAATAGAAGTTCTTCTTATTCACTTCTATTTTTTTTAACGGCTTTTGTGCTAGGCTTCATCTTAGTAGGTTATGATTATTTAGACACAACTTCTGATAATGCAAGGTACTTGTGTAGTACTTTAGTACAAAGTGAAGCCGCGATTTTAGCAATAGTAGTATCTTTGACTTTAGTGGGGGTTCAACAAACTTCTTCATCCTATTCTACTAGGATAGTTGATATCTTTAAGAGAAAAAACCCTGATTTATGTATCATTTTGGGTGTTTATCTAGTAACAATGGCTTACACCCTTCTTGTTCTCAAACAAATAGAAGTGGATGATTTCGATTATATGCGCCATTCTATTGTAGTTCTTATTTCAGGGGTGTTTTCTTTTGTTTGTTTGATCCCTTATATGTTAAATACACTTGATTTACTAAATCCTGCAACTATAATAAAACTGCTAAGCGAAAATATCACCACAGATGCTCTTCTTTCTTCAATTGATGAGAAAAAAGTTATTAAGCCAAAGTATTCAGAAGATGTAGATTACATCATCATGATGGAAATTAGAGAAGAATATGACTTCTATGAAACCGGAGATAAATTCATTATATATGAAAAAGATCCAATTCAACCAATAGTCGATATTGTGAGAGGATCACTTAGGATACACGATTTTAAAACAGCGAAGTTTGGTCTAAAGATAATAGCTGAAAAAACAAATTATATCTTTTCTCATGAGTCAATGGATAAGCCCTACCACGAAGTATTACTGAAACACTTAATACAACTATATACTGAGGTGGGTTACTTTACTCTAAAGAGTGGAGACATAGACACCATGACCCAAATCGTTTTAAATTTGCGACTGGTTGCAATTAATGCTATTGACACAGAAATTGATACTGCTAGGATTGCAGCTGTCTCCATTACTAATAAATTTAAAATGGAAGTAGATGACTTAAAAATAGAAAAGCTATCAAAATGTATTGATTTTTCCATGGAAGAAATTGTTAGACACCACAACGAGAAACGTTATAAATTCCGGAACGAAAATAAGTTTATTACTTGA
- a CDS encoding ATP-binding protein codes for MDGDVIITTEGIISTLENKYTENSFYKSIAEYIWNGFDAGATTVEVLYDMSNGGTFKLLKIIDNGCGINHSQLSNKFRPFHVSEKKKKNIDDSDIVLTMHGKNGVGRFSFFTFANVATWDTVYKEGAYNYRYQISIEVNKLEHFSGLDATPEETTYPEGTTLTFTHFKRPPKKSKSKKEDTREQQMLDHFKNEFGWFMELKKPLGYKLLINGEELDYSNLIGQKDVTKIEYNGNVFEARYLQWVDQLDEYSKFYYLDHNYKLSYKENTTFNNQGDHFYHSVFVSSQYFENFNAIDTGDTKLSGGSRSDSTFKFLKKELETFLRIKRKPFLKEHAKKVIESLENEGIILRENKNEFELIQIDDLECVLSELYTTQPKAFNELKTEQKKIIVGLFAKILISDEREEVISIIEQVVNLSPEEKKQWADILKLTDMSRINRTLNLLKDRYQVMNFLKQILFNESLAANEINHLQKIVEDHTWIFGEKYCLVAAAEDTFEKALRNHIYILTGEKKKVTINHPNKLNQMDIFLCRQSKYDNGVHNLIIELKHPSKKIGMNELNQVKKYMQTIVELPQFNGDSYTWDFILMGSRLDSMIEGEIKNNRRKGEAGIVYDVDNYKIYIRKWSDVLNECELRHGFLQEKLEFDKNKLYLEVTSADEAVELSKHNSAGICSWGE; via the coding sequence GTGGATGGAGATGTAATAATCACAACAGAGGGCATAATTTCCACCCTCGAGAACAAATACACTGAGAACAGTTTCTACAAGTCTATTGCAGAATATATTTGGAACGGTTTTGATGCAGGTGCCACCACAGTAGAAGTTTTATATGACATGTCCAATGGCGGTACGTTCAAACTACTAAAGATAATTGACAATGGATGTGGAATAAACCATTCACAATTATCCAATAAATTTAGACCTTTTCATGTATCTGAGAAAAAGAAAAAGAATATTGATGACAGTGATATCGTGCTAACAATGCACGGGAAAAATGGAGTCGGAAGATTCTCTTTCTTCACCTTCGCAAATGTTGCAACGTGGGATACTGTGTATAAAGAAGGGGCATACAATTATAGATACCAAATATCAATAGAGGTCAATAAGCTGGAACACTTTTCGGGGCTCGATGCTACCCCAGAAGAAACAACATACCCAGAAGGAACGACTCTAACATTTACTCACTTCAAAAGGCCACCAAAGAAAAGCAAATCCAAGAAAGAAGACACTAGAGAGCAACAAATGCTAGACCATTTTAAAAACGAATTTGGGTGGTTTATGGAATTGAAAAAACCATTGGGTTATAAGCTCCTAATAAATGGTGAAGAACTTGATTACTCCAACCTAATAGGACAAAAAGATGTTACCAAGATAGAATACAACGGCAATGTGTTTGAAGCAAGGTATTTACAATGGGTCGATCAGCTAGATGAATATTCAAAATTCTACTATCTTGACCATAACTATAAGCTGAGTTACAAAGAAAATACTACATTTAACAATCAGGGTGACCACTTTTATCACAGCGTGTTTGTGTCTAGTCAATACTTCGAAAATTTTAACGCCATTGACACCGGTGATACGAAACTATCGGGGGGGTCTCGCTCAGACAGCACTTTTAAATTTTTAAAGAAAGAACTTGAAACATTCCTTCGAATTAAAAGAAAGCCATTTTTGAAAGAGCATGCTAAAAAGGTAATAGAGTCGTTGGAAAATGAAGGCATTATACTCAGAGAGAACAAAAATGAATTTGAATTAATTCAAATAGATGACTTAGAATGTGTACTTTCAGAGTTATACACTACACAACCAAAAGCATTTAATGAATTGAAAACAGAACAAAAGAAGATTATCGTCGGTCTCTTTGCTAAAATATTGATATCAGACGAAAGAGAGGAGGTCATATCAATCATCGAGCAAGTAGTAAATTTAAGTCCCGAAGAGAAAAAGCAATGGGCTGATATTTTGAAATTGACTGATATGTCCCGCATAAACAGGACTCTTAATCTTCTGAAAGATCGATATCAAGTGATGAACTTTTTAAAACAGATTCTATTCAACGAAAGTCTTGCTGCAAATGAGATTAATCATCTTCAGAAAATTGTTGAAGACCATACATGGATATTTGGTGAAAAATATTGCTTGGTTGCAGCGGCCGAAGATACTTTTGAAAAAGCACTTCGTAACCACATATATATTCTCACGGGTGAAAAAAAGAAAGTTACTATAAATCATCCGAATAAACTGAATCAGATGGATATTTTCTTGTGCAGACAGTCAAAATATGACAATGGCGTCCATAACTTAATTATCGAGCTCAAACATCCATCTAAAAAAATAGGGATGAATGAATTAAATCAAGTCAAAAAATACATGCAAACAATAGTAGAACTTCCTCAGTTCAATGGAGACAGCTATACATGGGATTTTATATTAATGGGATCCAGACTCGATTCCATGATAGAAGGTGAAATTAAGAACAATCGCAGAAAAGGTGAAGCTGGTATTGTTTACGATGTTGACAATTATAAAATATATATACGAAAATGGAGCGATGTGCTGAATGAATGTGAGTTGAGGCATGGATTCTTACAAGAGAAATTAGAATTTGATAAAAATAAGTTATATCTAGAAGTAACTTCAGCCGATGAGGCAGTTGAGTTATCTAAACACAATTCTGCCGGAATATGTAGTTGGGGAGAGTAA
- a CDS encoding PIN domain-containing protein, with product MAGEDTKRVFIDTNIFIGLYESNNNKIDKIFEDISKFKNMLVFPEQVYDEFLRNRDSILQNQINLSKKNKVEIHTTSLIRHLNEFTALSNLKKQFDDKNNELITALQKIKNNATEDPVLQGFLSIYNDEQVKKLPRTSEIIQKAHTRLLIGNPPIDKRKGTMGDQIIWETLIQNLKDDLIFVTEDQTYLEHKYFIENEYMTCTTKRIIITDKISTALKEIGEHPSFELISFEMYDRRPKCMLQKNRPTDSQLIHAVVNLRNYKRWFLDIMDIYLYYEDGTEIQIEPSTNPNFDTSLEELVVTSEDSEIYCDLKEIENDFKKNISSLLKDEGYGDLDINNIDYEFVEFIDSND from the coding sequence ATGGCAGGAGAAGATACAAAAAGAGTTTTCATTGACACAAATATTTTCATCGGATTGTATGAATCAAATAATAATAAAATCGATAAAATTTTTGAAGACATCTCTAAATTTAAAAATATGCTGGTTTTTCCAGAGCAGGTATATGATGAGTTTTTGCGAAACAGGGATTCTATATTACAGAATCAAATTAACTTAAGTAAGAAAAATAAAGTTGAAATTCACACCACTTCACTAATTAGACACTTAAATGAATTTACTGCGTTAAGTAATTTAAAAAAACAGTTCGATGATAAAAATAATGAATTAATTACGGCTTTACAAAAGATAAAAAACAATGCTACTGAAGATCCTGTCCTTCAAGGTTTTTTATCGATATATAATGATGAGCAAGTGAAGAAACTCCCAAGAACGAGTGAAATTATTCAAAAGGCACATACTAGGTTATTAATAGGTAATCCCCCCATTGACAAAAGAAAAGGAACTATGGGGGATCAAATTATATGGGAAACACTAATTCAAAATCTAAAGGATGATCTCATCTTTGTAACGGAAGATCAAACCTATTTGGAACATAAATATTTTATTGAAAATGAGTACATGACTTGTACTACGAAAAGAATAATTATCACTGATAAAATCTCAACAGCTCTTAAAGAAATTGGTGAACACCCATCGTTTGAATTGATAAGCTTCGAAATGTATGATCGCAGACCCAAATGTATGCTACAAAAAAACAGACCCACAGATTCACAGCTTATTCATGCTGTTGTAAATTTAAGAAACTATAAAAGATGGTTTTTAGATATTATGGATATATACCTTTATTATGAAGATGGCACTGAAATTCAAATTGAGCCCTCAACAAATCCAAATTTTGATACATCGCTTGAGGAACTGGTAGTGACAAGCGAAGATTCCGAGATATATTGCGATTTGAAAGAAATAGAGAATGACTTCAAAAAGAATATTTCTTCTTTACTAAAAGATGAGGGGTATGGAGACTTAGACATAAATAACATTGATTATGAATTTGTTGAATTTATTGATTCAAATGATTAA
- a CDS encoding DUF2283 domain-containing protein encodes MNKNKSSKEDTIFDYDAQNDSLFVHTPGKKYKSSMEFGNIILDVAEDNSVIGLEILSTSSVFGISKHDARNVKSIETTITISQKSIDLEIHILILKRNSKVSRVALASEANYMNLPAGSELMAVSA; translated from the coding sequence ATGAACAAAAACAAGAGCAGTAAAGAAGATACTATTTTTGATTATGATGCTCAAAACGACAGCTTATTTGTTCATACACCGGGCAAGAAGTACAAATCCTCCATGGAATTTGGTAACATCATACTCGATGTTGCAGAGGACAACTCCGTGATAGGATTGGAAATACTCAGCACATCATCTGTCTTTGGCATAAGCAAGCATGATGCTAGAAACGTTAAGAGTATAGAAACAACTATAACCATTTCTCAGAAGTCAATTGACTTGGAGATACATATACTCATTTTAAAAAGAAACTCAAAAGTTTCGCGTGTTGCTTTGGCTTCCGAGGCTAACTATATGAACTTGCCAGCCGGTTCTGAACTGATGGCAGTGAGTGCTTAA